Part of the Planococcus plakortidis genome is shown below.
GGCATTGATGATGTCCATTTCACTGCGGTTCATCCCGACTTTGATGGACGAAACCGGGAAGATCCTGAAAGCGCAAATGGCACGTGGATCGGATATCGGCTCAGGCCCCATCAAAGAACGCATCAAAGCGGTCGTGCCGCTACTTATTCCATTATTTGTCAGCGCCTTCAAGCGGGCGGAAGATTTAGCGACCGCCATGGAAGTGAGAGGGTACCGCGGGGGAGAAGGGCGCACGCGTTACCGCCAGCTCAACTGGCGCTTTATGGATACGCTGAGCCTGTTGCTGCTCGCAGGATTTGCCGGGCTGCTTTGGTATTTCCGCAGTTAACCGAACGAGACGCCGAGTGGCTGAAATCTAGATTATGAAAGCTTTAAAAGGAGAGACCCCATGAAACGAATGAAAGCGACGATCGCCTATGACGGCAGCGGATTTGCAGGCTATCAAATCCAGCTGAAGACCCGCACTGTCCAACTGGAGCTGTTGCGCGCATTGAAAGAATTGCATAAAGGCGAACCGGTCGAAGTGGTGGCAAGCGGACGGACGGATTCGGGTGTGCATGCCACCGGCCAGGTGATCCATTTCGATACGCCGTTTTCCATGCCGAAAGAGTCCTGGATGCGTGCGCTCAATGTCCGCTTGCCACAAGACATCCAGGTCTACGATATCGAAGAAGCGGATGCCGATTTTCATGCCCGCTATCATGCCAAGGGCAAGATTTACCGGTATAAATGGAGCCGCAGCAAACTCATCAATCCATTCCACCGTAATCATCTCGTCCACGTGCCGCAGAAAATCGATGTGGGGCGCATGGAAAAAGCGGCTGAAGCCTTTATCGGCACACATGATTTTTCGAGCTTTTGTGCAGCTAATACCAATGTGGTCGATAAAGTAAGGAGCATTTGGCGGATTGATTTCGAAGAGCATGGCGAAGAATTGCATATGGTGATCGAAGGATCGGGTTTTCTCTATAACATGGTCCGCATCATTGCAGGCACCTTGCTGGAAGTCGGGTTGAATAGAAGGGAACCGGAAGAACTGGCTGAAATCATCGCTGCTTGTGATCGCGACGCTGCAGGGAAAACAGCGGCAGCGCACGGGTTGTACTTGGAAAAAGTGCATTATTGAAAATGAAGCAACTTTTCCAGGTGTTTTTCCTGAATTCCCTTGACTTAAAGTGCAATCCGTTATATGATGATGTATGGTATTTTCATTACCCCCACGATATGCCCCGGAAGGTTATTTGTGTTAAGGGATAACGAAAACACGGAACAACGGAACCAACACGGAACACTTGGAACTGAATTCTAAAAAAAGAGACGATTCATTAGGAGGACAATATACATGCGTACAACATTCATGGCTAAAGGTCACGAAGTAGAGCGTAAATGGTTGGTTGTCGATGCAGAAGGGCAAACTCTTGGACGTTTGGCTTCTGAAGTCGCTTCAATCCTACGCGGGAAATACAAACCAACATTCACACCGAACGTCGACACTGGCGATCATGTCATCATCATCAATGCTGACAAAATCCACTTGACAGGTAAGAAACTTACCGACAAAATCTACTACCGCCACACGCAATATTCAGGCGGGCTTAAGCAGCGCACAGCTCTTGAAATGCGCACGAAATACCCAACAAAAATGCTTGAACTAGCAATCAAAGGCATGCTTCCAAAGAACTCTTTGGGCCGTCAAATGTTCAAGAAACTTCACGTATACGCTGGACCAGAGCATAACCACCAAGCACAACAGCCGGAAGCTTACACGCTTCGCGGATAATAATCAGTAAATAAGAGGAGGATACACCTTTGGCACAAGTTCAATATATCGGTACAGGTCGCCGTAAAAACTCAACAGCTCGCGTACGTTTGGTACCAGGAGACGGTACAATCACAATCAACAACCGTGACGTATCTGACTACGTTCCATACGAAACGCTTGAGCAAATCATCAAACAACCACTAGTAACTACTGAAACTCTTGGTAGCTACGATGTATTGGTTAACGTAAAAGGCGGCGGATTCACTGGACAAGCCGGCGCAATCCGTCACGGAATCGCACGCGCTCTACTTACAGTAGACCCAGAATTCCGCGGAGCACTTAAATCTGCCGGATTCCTAACACGTGACCCACGTATGAAAGAACGTAAAAAATACGGTCTTAAAGCGGCACGTCGCGCACCACAATTCTCAAAACGTTAATTTTACCTTTCAAAAGCACTTTCCGGTTTTCCGGAAGGTGCTTTTTGTGTTTTGGCGAATTCCATAGCAAACCGAAAAGGAGTGGATGGAATGAACCGCATTAATTTGATCTGCCTAGGCGTCCAGGATATGGAAAGGTCTGTGAAGTTTTACCGGGATGGACTGGGCTTCCAGACGGATGAAATGAGCGATAAACCGGACATCATTTTCTTCAATACTTCAGGCACGAAATTGGAGTTATATCCTTTAGAGGAATTGGCAAAAGACATCGACGCAGAGCATCCACCGGTGAAAAGCGGTTTCTCAGGCATTACCTTGGCCTATAATGCCAAATCCCGCGATGAAGTGGACCAGGTCATGAACCTGGCGAGAAAAGCGGGGGCGGTGATCGTGAAACAACCGGTCGACGTCTTTTGGGGAGGGTATTCGGGTTATTTCCAAGACCCGGACGGCTACCACTGGGAAGTCGCATATGGCCCCGGTTTTACATTTGACGCACAAGATATGCTCGACTTCAATCGTACCGAATAGCAATTGCAAGATGCCGCGCAGCGAAAAGCCGGAATGGATTTAAAAACGCTTTCACTATGTTATACTGAACTGTAGCAAAAGTGATAAGGAGTGTAGTGGAATGTTGAGTGAAGCACAAGTACGAGAAGCAGTCGGAGCTCTAGAAGATCCGTTTTTACATAGAACGCTTGCCGAAACGAACGGTATCGTGGCGGTAAAAATCAAGGAAGAGAAAAAATACGTCAGTGTGAAATTGGCGATTGCCAAGACGAATACACCGGAACAAATGCAACTTCAGATGAAAGTGGTCGATGCCATCAAAGGAGTCGGCGCTGATTCTGTCGGCATCCGTTTCGAAGAGCTCCCACCGGAAGCGTTGGCACAGTTCCGCGGAACCGCAAATGAATCCGAAGCGCAGGATTTATTGTCTCCATTAAACAAAGTCGAATTCATCTCCATCGCCAGCGGAAAAGGCGGCGTCGGGAAGTCGACGGTCTCCGTGAACTTGGCAATCGCGCTTGCGCGTGCAGGGAAAAAAGTCGGCCTTGTGGATGCAGACATCTACGGCTTCAGCGTGCCGGACATGATGGGCATCGATAAAGCGCCGGTCGTGCGCGGCGATACGATCATCCCGGTGGAGCGCTTCGGCGTCAAAGTGATTTCCATGGGCTTCTTCGTCGAAGACAATATGCCTGTCGTCTGGCGCGGCCCGATGCTCGGGAAAGTCCTGGATCAGTTCTTCCGCGACGTGGAGTGGGGCGATCTTGACTATCTCCTATTGGACTTGCCGCCAGGAACAGGTGATGTCGCACTCGATATCCACCAGATGCTTCCGGCCTCTAAAGAAATCGTCGTCACGACACCGCATCCAACAGCGGCATTCGTGGCTGCACGCGCAGGAGCAATGGCATTGCAGACAGACCACGAAGTGCTCGGTGTGATCGAGAATATGTCTTGGTTTGAAAGCCAAGCATCCGGCAAAAAGGAATACGTCTTCGGTAAAGGCGGCGGCCCAAAACTTGCGGAAGAATTGCAAGTACCGTTGCTCGGCCAGATCCCGCTCGGCCAGCCGGAC
Proteins encoded:
- the truA gene encoding tRNA pseudouridine(38-40) synthase TruA, translating into MKRMKATIAYDGSGFAGYQIQLKTRTVQLELLRALKELHKGEPVEVVASGRTDSGVHATGQVIHFDTPFSMPKESWMRALNVRLPQDIQVYDIEEADADFHARYHAKGKIYRYKWSRSKLINPFHRNHLVHVPQKIDVGRMEKAAEAFIGTHDFSSFCAANTNVVDKVRSIWRIDFEEHGEELHMVIEGSGFLYNMVRIIAGTLLEVGLNRREPEELAEIIAACDRDAAGKTAAAHGLYLEKVHY
- the rplM gene encoding 50S ribosomal protein L13; its protein translation is MRTTFMAKGHEVERKWLVVDAEGQTLGRLASEVASILRGKYKPTFTPNVDTGDHVIIINADKIHLTGKKLTDKIYYRHTQYSGGLKQRTALEMRTKYPTKMLELAIKGMLPKNSLGRQMFKKLHVYAGPEHNHQAQQPEAYTLRG
- the rpsI gene encoding 30S ribosomal protein S9 gives rise to the protein MAQVQYIGTGRRKNSTARVRLVPGDGTITINNRDVSDYVPYETLEQIIKQPLVTTETLGSYDVLVNVKGGGFTGQAGAIRHGIARALLTVDPEFRGALKSAGFLTRDPRMKERKKYGLKAARRAPQFSKR
- a CDS encoding VOC family protein, translating into MNRINLICLGVQDMERSVKFYRDGLGFQTDEMSDKPDIIFFNTSGTKLELYPLEELAKDIDAEHPPVKSGFSGITLAYNAKSRDEVDQVMNLARKAGAVIVKQPVDVFWGGYSGYFQDPDGYHWEVAYGPGFTFDAQDMLDFNRTE
- a CDS encoding Mrp/NBP35 family ATP-binding protein — translated: MLSEAQVREAVGALEDPFLHRTLAETNGIVAVKIKEEKKYVSVKLAIAKTNTPEQMQLQMKVVDAIKGVGADSVGIRFEELPPEALAQFRGTANESEAQDLLSPLNKVEFISIASGKGGVGKSTVSVNLAIALARAGKKVGLVDADIYGFSVPDMMGIDKAPVVRGDTIIPVERFGVKVISMGFFVEDNMPVVWRGPMLGKVLDQFFRDVEWGDLDYLLLDLPPGTGDVALDIHQMLPASKEIVVTTPHPTAAFVAARAGAMALQTDHEVLGVIENMSWFESQASGKKEYVFGKGGGPKLAEELQVPLLGQIPLGQPDWNEEDFAPSVYAEDHPTGKIYGEIAQQVLQQFKEKQNKQ